In Anoplopoma fimbria isolate UVic2021 breed Golden Eagle Sablefish chromosome 12, Afim_UVic_2022, whole genome shotgun sequence, one DNA window encodes the following:
- the ikzf4 gene encoding zinc finger protein Eos: protein MNADDCNGCSYAQGNGGESSTEQDFYSGLQGPSARSPNSQQSSVSANSIKVELCSDDESPGAPQPENREVVSDDGRRDDRGDTMEEGSTEYTGAARDRGSIYNEMASPNSASPGPLRLPNGKLQCEVCGMVCIGPNVLMVHKRSHTGERPFQCNQCGASFTQKGNLLRHIKLHSGEKPFKCPVCNYACRRRDALAGHLRTHAASSPTVGKPFKCSYCSRSYKQQSTLEEHLERCHSYLKSLDHQTAVIAQTAQGEESVNMETITKPGKIQFVDRLAISLTKRKRSTPQKFLGEKHMHLDLPEAPYELSSGSEKEADLMSSQPAGDSARLDSQQLQGSRGKRENHEPPALSQFHPASLTEQRTVIGSINSNSTPQGPRAQGGGGLAAVSLGLAGQQAGEGRDDRRSAQRHITSPNGCPDSTDTESTAEEQSTRATAPTSTSNNHHLHYQTPALPRSHPTSSPRQAKDLDPEWERACPVPPAIAKRSPVSPLSSREIVQVLDRDGRPVRTFHCRHCRILFLDHVMFTIHMGCHGFRQPFECNICGHRSQDRYEFSSHISRGEHQVG from the exons ATGAATGCTGATGACTGCAATGGATGCTCATATGCACAAG GTAATGGAGGAGAGTCATCAACGGAGCAGGATTTTTATAGCGGTTTGCAAGGCCCTTCTGCAAGATCTCCAAACAGCCAGCAGTCCTCTGTCAGTG CAAACTCCATCAAGGTTGAGCTGTGCAGCGATGATGAGTCACCAGGTGCTCCACAGCCAGAGAACAGAGAGGTGGTGAGCGACGATGGCAGGAGGGATGACAGAGGGGACACCATGGAGGAAGGGAGCACAGAGTACACTGGGGCTGCAAGAGACAGAGGGAGCATCTACAATGAGATGGCCAGTCCAAACTCTGCTTCCCCAGGCCCTCTCCGCCTACCGAACGGGAAGCTCCAGTGTGAGGTGTGCGGCATGGTCTGCATCGGGCCCAATGTGCTGATGGTGCACAAGCGTAGCCACACAG GCGAGAGGCCGTTTCAGTGTAACCAGTGTGGTGCTTCCTTCACCCAGAAGGGGAACTTGTTGCGCCACATCAAGTTGCATTCGGGAGAGAAACCTTTCAAATGTCCCGTTTGCAACTATGCTTGTCGCCGGAGAGATGCCCTGGCTGGACATCTACGCACACATGCAG CTTCTTCTCCAACGGTGGGAAAACCTTTCAAGTGCAGCTACTGTAGTCGCAGCTATAAACAACAGAGCACACTGGAGGAACATCTAGAGCGCTGCCACAGTTATTTGAAGAGTCTGGACCACCAGACAGCAGTCATCGCACAGACAGCGCAGG GTGAAGAGTCAGTAAATATGGAGACAATTACGAAACCTGGAAAAATCCAGTTTGTGGATAGACTGGCTATTAGCCTCACCAAGCGCAAGAGGTCAACACCACAGAAGTTTTTGG GTGAAAAGCACATGCACCTCGACCTACCTGAAGCACCTTACGAATTGTCCTCCGGCTCTGAGAAGGAGGCAGACCTCATGAGCTCTCAGCCTGCTGGGGACTCTGCTAGGTTGGACAGTCAACAGCTCCAAGGCAGCCGGGGTAAAAGGGAGAACCATGAGCCGCCTGCACTGTCTCAGTTCCACCCTGCCTCCCTGACGGAGCAACGCACGGTTATCGGCTCCATCAACAGCAACTCGACTCCTCAGGGCCCCCGAGCCCAAGGCGGAGGTGGGCTGGCAGCAGTGTCCCTCGGCCTGGCAGGGCAGCAGGCGGGTGAAGGCCGTGATGACCGGCGCTCAGCCCAAAGGCACATCACCTCGCCCAACGGCTGCCCCGActccacagacacagagagcacaGCGGAAGAGCAGAGCACAAGGGCTACAGCCCCGACAAGTACCTCCAACAACCACCACCTCCACTACCAAACCCCAGCACTGCCCCGCAGCCATCCCACTTCCAGCCCCAGGCAGGCCAAAGACTTGGACCCAGAGTGGGAGAGAGCGTGTCCTGTGCCCCCCGCCATAGCAAAGAggagccctgtctcacccctttCTTCCAGGGAGATCGTGCAGGTGTTAGACAGGGATGGCCGGCCTGTGCGCACCTTCCACTGCCGCCACTGTCGCATCCTCTTCCTGGACCATGTCATGTTCACCATCCACATGGGTTGCCACGGCTTCCGCCAACCATTCGAGTGCAACATCTGTGGCCACCGTAGCCAGGACCGCTACGAGTTCTCGTCTCACATCAGCCGCGGGGAGCATCAGGTGGGCTGA